One window of the Rhizorhabdus dicambivorans genome contains the following:
- a CDS encoding sulfite exporter TauE/SafE family protein, whose amino-acid sequence MDLYLPIAGLSVNILVIIGLGGLVGILSGMFGVGGGFLTTPLMIFYGIPPAVAVASSAPQITGASVSGVLAHGNRDGVDYHMGAVLVVGGAIGSLIGGFLFRILQDVGQIDTVVSVMYVVMLGGIGIFMARDAIHALLAEWRGERPTSTSKRHHPLIAVLPFRWRFYRSGLYISPLAPLLLGFATGIMTVLMGVGGGFILVPAMIYLLGMSARVVVGTSLFQILFVTAATTLVHAMTTQKVDLVLTGLLLIGSVTGAQFGARFAMKMKPEYLRLILAFIVLVVAIRMLLGLTWRPPEIFTVQAL is encoded by the coding sequence ATGGATCTTTACCTGCCCATTGCCGGCCTGTCGGTGAACATCCTCGTGATCATCGGCCTGGGCGGACTGGTCGGCATCCTGTCGGGCATGTTCGGCGTGGGCGGCGGTTTCCTGACGACGCCGTTGATGATCTTCTACGGCATTCCGCCGGCCGTCGCCGTGGCCTCCTCCGCGCCGCAGATCACGGGCGCCAGCGTCTCGGGCGTGCTGGCGCACGGCAACCGCGACGGCGTCGATTATCATATGGGCGCAGTGCTCGTGGTCGGGGGCGCGATCGGGTCGCTGATCGGCGGTTTCCTGTTCCGCATCCTCCAGGACGTCGGCCAGATCGATACGGTCGTCTCGGTCATGTATGTCGTGATGCTGGGGGGCATCGGCATCTTCATGGCGCGCGACGCGATCCACGCGCTCCTCGCCGAATGGCGGGGCGAACGCCCGACATCGACCAGCAAGCGCCACCATCCGCTGATCGCGGTGCTGCCCTTCCGCTGGCGCTTCTACCGCTCGGGCCTGTACATCTCGCCGCTGGCGCCATTGCTGCTCGGCTTCGCCACCGGCATCATGACCGTGCTGATGGGGGTCGGCGGCGGCTTCATCCTGGTGCCGGCGATGATCTATCTGCTCGGCATGTCCGCCCGCGTGGTGGTAGGCACCTCGCTGTTCCAGATATTGTTCGTCACCGCCGCGACCACGCTGGTCCATGCGATGACCACCCAGAAGGTCGACCTGGTGCTGACCGGACTGCTGCTGATCGGCAGCGTCACGGGTGCCCAGTTCGGCGCACGCTTCGCGATGAAGATGAAGCCCGAATATCTGCGCCTGATCCTTGCCTTCATCGTCCTGGTCGTCGCGATCCGGATGCTGCTCGGCCTCACCTGGCGCCCGCCCGAGATCTTCACGGTGCAGGCGTTGTGA
- a CDS encoding TIGR02186 family protein: MKQTRRRRLLIFLLAPLLVAAESPRLVPDVSQRKIEIIYSFTGAELLLFGAILYPGGRAPSDDAQIAVVVKGPQEPVLIREKRKIAGMWINADSADFRSVPSFYALASSKPIAGIVDPRTAVIYELGIDNLQLSPASGGDPAEDRRFEAGLIDLKRRGGYYSETDRGVEISEGVLYRARIAIPARVPVGSYTAETFLIEKGRVIAAATRKIEIHKSGMEAFVARAAERHSFLYGLTAVLLSLMLGWAASAAFRRLRE; the protein is encoded by the coding sequence CTGAAACAGACAAGGCGACGCCGGCTTCTGATCTTCCTGCTGGCGCCGCTGCTGGTCGCGGCCGAAAGCCCGCGGCTCGTCCCCGATGTGTCGCAGCGCAAGATCGAGATCATCTATAGTTTCACCGGCGCCGAACTGCTGCTGTTCGGGGCGATCCTCTATCCGGGCGGCCGCGCGCCGAGCGACGACGCCCAGATCGCGGTGGTGGTGAAAGGCCCGCAGGAGCCGGTGCTGATCCGCGAGAAGCGCAAGATCGCCGGTATGTGGATCAACGCCGACAGCGCCGATTTCCGATCGGTGCCGAGCTTCTATGCGCTCGCCTCGTCGAAGCCCATCGCCGGCATCGTCGATCCGCGCACCGCCGTGATCTACGAACTGGGGATCGACAATCTCCAGCTGTCGCCCGCCAGCGGCGGCGACCCGGCCGAGGACCGCCGCTTCGAGGCTGGGCTGATCGACCTCAAGCGCCGCGGGGGCTATTATTCCGAAACCGACCGTGGCGTCGAAATCAGCGAAGGCGTGCTCTATCGCGCGCGCATCGCGATACCGGCGCGCGTCCCGGTCGGCAGCTACACCGCCGAGACCTTCCTGATCGAGAAGGGCCGGGTCATCGCCGCCGCGACCCGGAAGATCGAGATACATAAATCGGGGATGGAGGCCTTTGTCGCGCGTGCCGCCGAACGGCACAGCTTCCTCTACGGGCTGACTGCGGTACTGCTGTCGCTGATGCTGGGCTGGGCGGCGAGCGCCGCCTTCCGTCGCCTGCGCGAATAG
- the msrA gene encoding peptide-methionine (S)-S-oxide reductase MsrA has product MTDSPNRPLIAGISAGLLLLAAAGTMATRSPAVAPAPRVDPGPIVRVPAPAVDPAEAGKTATAVFAGGCFWGVQGVFQHVDGVTSAVSGYSGGNAQSADYETVGTGATGHAEAVKITYDPKRVSYGALLRIFFAVVADPTTLNRQGPDRGTQYRTAIFPTTPQQKAVAQAYIAQLGAAKVWKAPIVTRVERYRGFYPAEKYHQDFLVRKPDYPYIVYNDLPKVEALRVAFPTHWRKQPVTVYPVG; this is encoded by the coding sequence TTGACCGACAGTCCTAACCGGCCGCTGATCGCCGGGATTTCGGCCGGCCTGCTGTTGCTGGCGGCGGCGGGAACCATGGCGACCCGCAGCCCGGCGGTAGCGCCTGCACCTCGAGTCGATCCCGGCCCGATCGTGCGAGTGCCTGCCCCTGCCGTCGATCCCGCCGAAGCAGGGAAGACCGCAACCGCCGTGTTCGCGGGCGGCTGTTTCTGGGGCGTGCAGGGCGTGTTCCAGCATGTCGATGGCGTGACCTCGGCCGTATCGGGCTATTCGGGCGGCAACGCCCAGTCGGCCGACTATGAGACGGTTGGCACCGGCGCCACCGGCCATGCGGAAGCGGTGAAGATCACCTATGATCCCAAGCGGGTCAGCTATGGCGCGCTGCTGCGCATCTTCTTCGCGGTGGTCGCCGACCCCACCACGCTCAATCGCCAGGGTCCGGATCGCGGCACCCAATATCGCACCGCGATCTTCCCCACCACGCCGCAGCAAAAGGCAGTTGCCCAGGCCTATATCGCCCAGCTCGGAGCGGCCAAGGTCTGGAAGGCACCGATCGTGACCCGGGTGGAGCGCTATCGCGGCTTCTATCCGGCCGAGAAATACCACCAGGATTTCCTCGTCCGGAAACCCGACTATCCCTATATCGTCTATAATGACCTGCCCAAGGTCGAGGCGCTGCGCGTCGCCTTCCCCACTCATTGGCGCAAGCAGCCGGTGACGGTGTACCCGGTCGGCTGA
- a CDS encoding HprK-related kinase A has protein sequence MHAFHVRIGPVSYRIGSPWSAPVAALRRLYAGYPLPEEGMATVTARIGPPRPWRRWLHPQVAIEGDHVLPDTVPMALRHGLLAIEMAMNMQVALGERRFLLVHAAAVERGGKALILPGDSGSGKSTLAALLGEAGWRLMADEFVLIDLATGLAFPFPRAISLKNSAIAEMEARIADPARFGPRLSGTPKGELRHLRPREDAVARMDEPAEPALILFPSYGYEPASDGVSKSELFARITEGSTNYIPLGQPAFDRLVTIAETVPAARFAYPDSASGVAIVEQFCAEAGI, from the coding sequence ATGCACGCTTTCCATGTTCGCATCGGCCCGGTTTCCTATCGGATCGGTTCGCCGTGGTCGGCCCCGGTCGCGGCGCTCCGCCGTCTTTATGCGGGCTATCCGTTGCCGGAGGAGGGCATGGCGACGGTCACCGCCAGGATCGGCCCGCCGCGGCCGTGGCGGCGCTGGCTGCATCCGCAGGTTGCGATCGAGGGCGATCATGTCCTGCCGGACACGGTGCCGATGGCCCTGCGGCATGGCCTGCTCGCCATCGAGATGGCGATGAACATGCAGGTGGCGCTGGGCGAGCGCCGCTTCCTGCTCGTTCATGCCGCGGCGGTGGAGCGCGGCGGCAAGGCGCTGATCCTGCCCGGCGACAGCGGTTCCGGCAAATCGACCCTCGCCGCCTTGCTGGGAGAGGCGGGCTGGCGGCTGATGGCCGACGAGTTCGTGCTGATCGACCTCGCGACCGGCCTTGCCTTCCCCTTCCCGCGTGCGATCAGCCTCAAGAACAGCGCCATCGCGGAGATGGAGGCGCGGATTGCCGATCCCGCCCGGTTCGGCCCGCGTCTGAGTGGCACGCCCAAGGGCGAACTGCGCCACTTGCGCCCCCGCGAGGACGCGGTCGCCCGGATGGACGAGCCCGCCGAGCCGGCGCTGATCCTCTTCCCCTCCTATGGCTATGAACCGGCCAGCGACGGCGTCAGCAAGTCGGAGCTGTTCGCGCGGATCACCGAGGGTTCGACCAATTATATCCCGCTCGGCCAGCCCGCGTTCGATCGGCTCGTCACCATCGCCGAGACGGTGCCTGCCGCACGCTTCGCCTATCCCGACAGCGCCAGCGGCGTCGCCATCGTCGAGCAGTTCTGCGCCGAGGCGGGGATATGA
- a CDS encoding anthranilate synthase component I family protein: MTDDLLARELSWVDPGDWFARLAGRPGIAFLDSAALGDPRSAASYIAVDPVEEVRLPVATMDQAIAALRRLHRSASGQGPMPFTGGLIGLLSYDLGPSALGVASRHRGDPALPALLVRRYDLLLGFDHRERRAWGFARPRGALSATQRLDRLLAADPVPVLPDPGALDWAEETDPDRHRAMIGEVLAYLRAGDIYQANISISFTALRPEGFDAPAAYLALRARTPAPFASYLDLGGGSALLSASPERFVRCDRDGRIETRPIKGTAPRSADEEEDRRNGERLAASPKDRAENLMICDLLRNDLSIVAEEGSVTVPQLAGLERFASVWHLVSAVEARLREGEDAIGLLAATFPGGSITGAPKRRAVEIIDGIEDSGRGPFFGVVFALGEDGAMDSSIVIRSIAATPTRLIARAGGGIVADSDPAAEYVELRAKIDPVIGA; this comes from the coding sequence GTGACCGACGATCTGCTGGCGCGCGAGCTTTCCTGGGTCGATCCGGGCGACTGGTTCGCCCGGCTGGCGGGCCGGCCCGGCATCGCCTTCCTCGACAGCGCTGCGCTGGGCGATCCGCGTTCGGCCGCCTCCTATATCGCGGTCGATCCCGTCGAAGAGGTGCGGCTGCCCGTCGCCACGATGGACCAGGCAATCGCTGCGCTGCGCCGGCTGCATCGTTCGGCGTCGGGGCAGGGGCCGATGCCCTTCACGGGCGGGCTGATCGGCTTGCTCTCCTATGATCTCGGGCCGAGCGCGCTCGGTGTCGCCAGCCGTCATCGGGGCGATCCCGCCCTGCCGGCGCTGTTGGTCCGCCGCTATGATCTGCTGCTGGGCTTCGATCATCGCGAGCGGCGTGCCTGGGGCTTCGCCCGGCCGCGTGGGGCGCTGAGCGCCACGCAGCGGCTGGACCGGTTGCTGGCCGCCGATCCGGTCCCCGTCCTGCCCGACCCTGGGGCGCTCGACTGGGCCGAGGAAACCGATCCCGATCGTCACCGCGCCATGATCGGCGAGGTGCTCGCCTATCTGCGCGCGGGGGACATCTATCAGGCGAACATCAGCATCAGCTTCACCGCCTTGCGGCCCGAAGGCTTCGATGCCCCGGCCGCCTATCTCGCGCTGCGTGCCCGCACGCCGGCTCCGTTCGCTTCCTATCTGGATCTGGGCGGAGGCAGCGCGCTGCTCAGCGCCTCGCCCGAGCGCTTCGTCCGATGTGATCGCGACGGGCGGATCGAGACCCGCCCGATCAAGGGCACCGCCCCGCGCAGCGCCGATGAGGAGGAGGATCGCCGCAATGGTGAGCGGCTTGCGGCCTCGCCCAAGGATCGCGCGGAGAATCTGATGATCTGCGATCTGCTGCGCAACGATCTTTCGATTGTTGCCGAGGAAGGGAGCGTCACCGTCCCGCAGCTGGCCGGGCTGGAGCGATTCGCTTCCGTCTGGCACCTCGTCTCGGCGGTTGAGGCGCGGCTGCGCGAAGGAGAAGATGCGATCGGCCTGCTCGCCGCGACCTTTCCCGGTGGATCGATCACGGGCGCACCCAAGCGCCGCGCGGTCGAGATCATCGACGGGATCGAGGATTCGGGACGCGGCCCCTTCTTCGGCGTCGTCTTCGCACTGGGCGAGGATGGAGCGATGGACAGTTCCATCGTCATCCGCTCGATCGCGGCGACGCCCACGCGACTGATCGCCCGGGCCGGCGGCGGCATCGTCGCGGATAGCGATCCGGCCGCGGAATATGTGGAACTGCGTGCCAAGATAGACCCGGTGATCGGCGCCTGA
- a CDS encoding TetR/AcrR family transcriptional regulator, with translation MSASKKSFCCDGDGTGKKTAAVRVFEAARDLFYHRGIRAVGVDEIVCKAGVTKPSLYRAFASKDDLVAACLEESAREGRAAMREVLDAAGEDPRDQLRAVIRHFARKVAAPDFRGCPMSNTAVEIPEPGHPGRVVLEQCKADTRALIVSITRELHVDRPEELADGLLLVIEGAMSAHHIFGSQGPCAAMVATSDALIDAHLQTVKA, from the coding sequence GTGTCTGCGTCCAAGAAGTCCTTCTGCTGCGACGGTGATGGAACCGGAAAGAAGACCGCCGCGGTCCGCGTGTTCGAGGCCGCTCGCGATCTCTTCTATCATCGCGGCATCCGCGCGGTCGGCGTCGACGAAATCGTCTGCAAGGCCGGCGTTACCAAGCCGAGCCTCTACCGCGCCTTCGCCTCCAAGGATGATCTGGTCGCCGCCTGTCTGGAGGAAAGCGCCAGGGAGGGGCGTGCCGCGATGCGCGAGGTCCTGGATGCGGCCGGCGAGGATCCTCGTGACCAACTCCGCGCGGTGATCCGCCATTTCGCCCGCAAGGTCGCCGCGCCCGATTTCCGTGGCTGCCCGATGAGCAACACCGCGGTCGAGATTCCGGAGCCAGGCCATCCCGGCCGTGTCGTGCTGGAACAATGCAAGGCCGACACAAGGGCGCTGATCGTCAGCATCACCCGCGAGCTTCATGTCGATCGGCCGGAGGAGCTTGCCGATGGCCTGCTGCTGGTCATCGAAGGCGCGATGAGCGCGCATCATATCTTCGGCAGCCAGGGGCCCTGTGCGGCGATGGTCGCCACCAGCGATGCGCTGATCGACGCGCATCTGCAGACCGTGAAGGCCTGA
- the pdeM gene encoding ligase-associated DNA damage response endonuclease PdeM, translated as MVPFSFCSVDLCALPEGGLFHPDSASLLLADLHLEKASSYAVRGQMLPPYDSIETLRRVSALVEQTGARALYCLGDSFHDRGGIARLGDEARGLLSLLTARVRWTWIVGNHDRAFSDPLGGTVAAEVELQGLILRHEADADDRRPEVSGHYHPKYKVTLRGRRVSRPCFVAGRSKLILPSFGVLTGGMDAADPAILDMVGQDARALVAVQQKLLGFPLAA; from the coding sequence ATGGTTCCCTTTTCGTTCTGTTCGGTCGACTTGTGCGCATTGCCGGAAGGCGGGCTATTTCATCCCGACTCCGCCAGCCTGCTGCTGGCCGACCTGCATCTCGAGAAGGCGAGCAGCTATGCGGTGCGCGGCCAGATGTTGCCGCCCTATGATTCGATCGAGACACTGCGCCGCGTCTCCGCGCTGGTCGAGCAGACCGGGGCGCGGGCGCTCTATTGTCTCGGGGACAGCTTTCACGATCGCGGCGGCATTGCCCGTCTCGGCGACGAGGCGCGCGGGCTGCTGAGCCTGCTGACGGCGCGGGTGCGCTGGACCTGGATCGTCGGCAATCATGACCGCGCCTTCTCCGATCCGCTCGGTGGCACGGTGGCGGCGGAGGTCGAGCTCCAGGGGCTGATTCTGCGGCACGAGGCCGATGCCGACGACCGGCGGCCCGAGGTTTCGGGCCATTACCATCCCAAATATAAGGTGACCCTGCGCGGCCGGCGGGTGTCCCGGCCCTGCTTCGTCGCGGGGCGGAGCAAGCTGATCCTGCCGTCCTTCGGGGTGCTGACCGGCGGCATGGACGCCGCCGACCCGGCTATCCTCGACATGGTCGGGCAGGATGCCCGAGCGCTGGTCGCGGTTCAGCAAAAGCTGCTGGGGTTCCCGCTGGCGGCGTGA
- a CDS encoding nucleotidyltransferase domain-containing protein encodes MKDARPLATALADPVSVLGLGADAWTSLLSIARAERLDGSLAYRLADMPLPGPVARALEDARAEAEFGRTQALWEVEMARRALAPLGIAPILLKGSAFAFAGLPAAVGRVVGDLDILVPRDRIDEAEAALLGAGFVWAKDDPYTQGYYRRWMHELPPLIHPDRGGMIDLHHTILPLTARPTPDAGALVADSIEIAAGLRILCPADMIVHAACHLFADGDLSGGLRNLWDIDRLLRLFASAPDFWKKLDARARLHDMRGPVALALRLADRLFATPVEPRIAGHDRMRDALFIRRILARDGWGRPIRPLNRLGFYVRSHWMRMPPLMLARHLWIKARSK; translated from the coding sequence ATGAAGGACGCCCGCCCGCTGGCCACCGCGCTTGCCGATCCGGTCTCGGTGCTGGGCCTGGGGGCCGACGCGTGGACCAGCCTGCTGTCGATCGCCCGCGCCGAAAGGCTGGACGGCAGCCTTGCCTACCGCCTCGCCGACATGCCGCTGCCCGGCCCGGTCGCGCGCGCGCTGGAAGATGCCCGTGCCGAGGCCGAGTTCGGCCGCACCCAGGCGCTCTGGGAGGTGGAGATGGCGCGCCGCGCGCTGGCGCCGCTGGGCATCGCGCCGATCCTGCTCAAGGGCAGCGCCTTCGCCTTCGCGGGGCTCCCCGCCGCCGTCGGCCGCGTGGTCGGCGATCTCGACATATTGGTGCCGCGCGATCGGATCGACGAGGCCGAGGCCGCCCTGCTCGGCGCCGGCTTCGTCTGGGCGAAGGACGATCCCTACACCCAGGGCTATTATCGCCGGTGGATGCATGAGCTGCCGCCGCTGATCCATCCCGATCGCGGCGGCATGATCGATCTGCATCACACGATATTGCCGCTCACCGCGCGCCCGACGCCGGACGCCGGGGCGCTGGTAGCCGACAGTATCGAGATTGCGGCGGGTCTGCGCATCCTGTGTCCGGCCGACATGATCGTGCATGCGGCCTGCCACCTCTTTGCCGATGGCGATCTCTCCGGCGGCCTGCGCAACCTGTGGGATATCGATCGGCTGCTGCGGCTGTTCGCTTCGGCCCCCGATTTCTGGAAGAAGCTCGATGCCCGCGCCCGGCTCCACGATATGCGAGGGCCCGTGGCGCTGGCGCTGCGTCTCGCCGATCGGCTGTTCGCCACCCCGGTCGAACCGCGCATCGCCGGTCATGACCGGATGCGCGACGCGCTGTTCATCCGCCGGATCCTGGCCCGCGACGGGTGGGGCCGGCCGATCCGGCCGCTCAACCGCCTCGGCTTCTATGTCCGCTCGCACTGGATGCGCATGCCGCCGCTGATGCTGGCGCGCCATCTCTGGATCAAGGCGCGCAGCAAGTGA
- a CDS encoding HPr-rel-A system PqqD family peptide chaperone — MTAPTYRTDYPGQCRTHVIDGMSLIFHRPSGATHFLDSPVPEMLQLLAEAPDGAAGLTCRLCVNLGLAEDEEARAVVEARLAELIAIGLVQAG; from the coding sequence GTGACAGCACCGACCTACCGCACCGATTATCCCGGCCAGTGCCGCACCCACGTGATCGACGGGATGAGTCTGATCTTCCATCGTCCGTCGGGCGCCACCCATTTCCTGGACAGTCCGGTGCCCGAAATGCTCCAGCTGCTCGCGGAAGCGCCGGATGGCGCCGCCGGGCTCACGTGCCGCCTGTGCGTCAATCTCGGTCTAGCCGAGGATGAAGAGGCACGGGCGGTCGTAGAGGCCCGGCTTGCCGAGCTGATCGCCATCGGGCTGGTGCAGGCGGGCTGA